The genomic region GGTCATCCACGCGCCTTCCATAAATAGCGGCGCATACTCCTGGATGATTTCCCAACGAAATCCCGTCATGGTATTCCCCTGCAAAAAGGCTGACACCGAAGTAGTGTCAGCCAAAAATCATTAAATATTTAAATTATTCTGACGGTAACGTCGGCACTTCACTGTCAAACCAGGTTTTATAAATTTTATCGTAGGTGCCATCCGCGATAATTTTCTTCAGCCCTGCGTTTATCTTTTGCTGTAATTCGGTATTCCCTTTCGCAACGGCAATACCAAAATACTGACGCTCAAATTTTGCATCGGGAACTAACTTAAACTGTTTTTCCGGATGCTGCTTTATATAGTACTTAACCACGCCCACGTCACCGACCGCTGCGCTAACGCCGTCTTCGAATAACTCCTGGAGCATCAGCGGCGTGTTATCAAAACGCTTAATAGAGGTGCTGTTTTTCCCCAGCACCTCAGAAACGACGATATCGCCAGTACTGGAGTTGACCACCCCAACCTTTTCTTCTTTCAGCGACGCCAGTGAGTTCACCTTCGAATCTGCAGGCACAACGATAGACTGTTCAGCCGGGAAATAAGGACTGGAGAAATCCACCATCTGCTTACGCTTATCGGTAATGGTAATACCAGAGATAATGATGTCGCGGTCGCCGGAGTTTAGCGTGGCGAAAATCCCCTCCCACGGTGTATTCACCAGCTTGACGTCAAAGTTCTCTGCTTTGGCGATAGCTTTAATAATATCAATATCAAAGCCTTCGAGTTGCTTCTGGCTATTTTCAAACTCAAACGGACGATAGGTTCCGCCGGCACCAACGACATAGGTTTCCTGTGCCGCAAAAGCTGTCCCCGACAGGGCAATCATCAAACATCCTGCTTTCATCCACTTACTGAACATCTTGCTCTCCTTTGTAATTTTTATGCACTAATAATGCATAAAACTACACAACCAGTCGCGTGGATGCAAACAATATCTGGCTAAAGCCCGATCTTCGCTGGAATGTTCCTGGTTCCCGTTTTTTTAGCGTCTTATACGTTGTGCCTCATCCTGCACCATCACCACTAAAGCCCGGGCAGTCGCACTTCGCCACGCCTCCGGAACGCTGCATTAAAACCGGTGTACTTTCCAGCAAGCTCGGCGTGAGGGAGAGGGTTGTGGCGCAAGAATAAGGAAGTTGTATTTTAAAATATGTCGCGAATGTTAGCCTCTGGAAAACAAAACACCAATATAAGGCTATTAACAACACGTCAGCGAAAATTCCGATATGAGAAATAGCTTAAGTTGATATTAAATTGAATTTTTTATTTTAGCTGCGCATTTAATGTAAACTTAATATTTCATTCTGGCGCATTGCCCCTTTTTTCGGAACATCCCAATTTGCAACTTTTTCGTAACGACGCTCTTTTTACCATTACCGCACTCAGCTTTTATTAATACCTTTAAAAACAAGTAATTATAAAAATTCTCATTATTTTCCTGGTTCCAGTAAAAATATTTACGCATCTTCAGTAATTATTTGTAGCTGTCAATAATCGACTGGTGGTACATTATGTCGCTGGCATTCATGCCCCTCGTGGTTTACTCCTGACGTAATTTTACACACTTTCCAGGAACCATTGTCGTACATGACGGCCTAAGCAATTGTATGTACCGCTGCGGACTCGCCCTCTTCTGCGATACAGCAATTCGTATCTTGAGAAGGTGTTTATGTTTCCTAAATGCAAATTTACCCGCGCGTTCCTGCATCCGCGCTACTGGCTCACCTGGTTTGGTCTGGGTGTTCTCTGGTTATTGGTGCAACTCCCGTATCCTGTCCTGTGCTTTCTTGGCACCCGCACGGGCACAGCGGCACGTCCTTTTTTAAAACGTCGCGAGTCCATCGCCCGTAAGAATCTTGAACTCTGCTTCCCGTCCTGGTCTGAAGAACAGCGGGAAAAAATTATCGAAGAAAATTTCCGTTCCCTCGGTATGGCGCTGCTGGAAACCGGCATGGCATGGTTCTGGCCGGATCGTCGCGTACGTAAATGGTTTGATGTAGAAGGACTGGCCAACCTGCAACGCGCTCAGGCACAAAATCGGGGCGTAATGGTTGTCGGCGTGCATTTCATGTCGCTGGAACTGGGTGGACGCGTAATGGGGCTGTGCCAGCCGATGATGGCAACCTATCGCCCGCACAATAATCCGCTGATGGAGTGGGTCCAGACGCGTGGCCGGATGCGCTCAAACAAAGCGATGATCGGCAGAAATAACCTGCGCGGCATCGTCAGCGCCCTGAAAAAAGGTGAAGCCGTCTGGTTTGCGCCCGATCAGGATTACGGCCCGAAGGGCAGCTCCTTCGCGCCGTTTTTCGCCGTCAAAAATGTGGCCACGACTAACGGCACTTATGTCCTGTCGCGCTTATCCGGCGCGGCCATGCTTACCGTCACGATGGTGAGAAAAGCGGATAACAGCGGTTATCAACTGTATATCACCCCTGAGATGGAAGGCTATCCGGCCGATGAGAGTCAGGCAGCGGCCTATATGAACAAGATCATCGAGAAAGAGATCATGCGCGCACCTGAGCAATATCTCTGGATCCATCGTCGCTTTAAAACCCGCCCGCTGGGTGAAGCCTCGCTCTATATCTGAAAAAAGGCCGTAAGGCCTTTTTTTTCGCAACGACC from Citrobacter sp. RHB25-C09 harbors:
- a CDS encoding basic amino acid ABC transporter substrate-binding protein → MFSKWMKAGCLMIALSGTAFAAQETYVVGAGGTYRPFEFENSQKQLEGFDIDIIKAIAKAENFDVKLVNTPWEGIFATLNSGDRDIIISGITITDKRKQMVDFSSPYFPAEQSIVVPADSKVNSLASLKEEKVGVVNSSTGDIVVSEVLGKNSTSIKRFDNTPLMLQELFEDGVSAAVGDVGVVKYYIKQHPEKQFKLVPDAKFERQYFGIAVAKGNTELQQKINAGLKKIIADGTYDKIYKTWFDSEVPTLPSE
- the lpxP gene encoding kdo(2)-lipid IV(A) palmitoleoyltransferase gives rise to the protein MFPKCKFTRAFLHPRYWLTWFGLGVLWLLVQLPYPVLCFLGTRTGTAARPFLKRRESIARKNLELCFPSWSEEQREKIIEENFRSLGMALLETGMAWFWPDRRVRKWFDVEGLANLQRAQAQNRGVMVVGVHFMSLELGGRVMGLCQPMMATYRPHNNPLMEWVQTRGRMRSNKAMIGRNNLRGIVSALKKGEAVWFAPDQDYGPKGSSFAPFFAVKNVATTNGTYVLSRLSGAAMLTVTMVRKADNSGYQLYITPEMEGYPADESQAAAYMNKIIEKEIMRAPEQYLWIHRRFKTRPLGEASLYI